One part of the Kryptolebias marmoratus isolate JLee-2015 linkage group LG2, ASM164957v2, whole genome shotgun sequence genome encodes these proteins:
- the LOC108240887 gene encoding extracellular calcium-sensing receptor-like, giving the protein MRQDQSPKCQLISSATSLPVLEKRGDIMLGGLFSLHDTVVEHNLSFTSQPPSTKCTRFNFRTFRWMQTMIFAIQEINREGKLLPNITVGYKIYDSCSLPHQALKAAVELMGNKNDSSIEENNGTCHESVPVVIGDGGSTQSLVVAHFLGVFHVPQVSYFSSCACLSDKREFPAFLRTMPSDFFQVDALVQLVRHFGWTWVGVIAGDDAYGHSGANIFANEVRKFGVCVALHKIIPKNREQTNILSIISSIRLSGAQVILVFAVEQDAVALFDEALRAGLTGIQWLASEAWSTAAVLSTPRKYHHILQGTVGFAIRQAHIPGLQDFLVRLNPSRPDAQEDPFLIPFWEEVFQCSLSGQDKDQEEKAEEKPPCNGTENLNNVTNIYSDVSQLRISYNVYKAVYAVVHALKNMKSCVKGKGPFPLQTCPDADNIQPWQLLYYIKQIRYVDLFADEIKFDENGDPAAMYDLVNWQLKPNGDMEFLTVGKFEGVTTKQKLQLQEEDILWNGNQTKVPLSVCSSICHPGTRKAIRPNFPVCCYDCVSCTAGEISNQTDAIDCVQCPPEFWSNAERTTCVPKQVEFLSFNDTMGITLVVISLIGSLSTCAVVFIFFYHRTTPIVRANNSDLSFLLLFSLTLCFLCSLTFIGQPSKWSCMLRHTAFGISFVLCISCILGKTIVVLIAFKTALPGSDIMKWFGPAQQKSIITICTLAQVIICTVWLIVAPPAPRQILPREKPFVILFCDEGSEIAFALVLSYIGLLACLCLLLAFLARKLPDSFNEARLITFSMLIFCAVWVAFIPAYISSPGKYATVTEVFAILASSYGLLGCIFAPKCYIILLRPEKNTRKHLMSKAPSVKF; this is encoded by the exons ATGAGGCAG GACCAGAGCCCAAAATGTCAACTGATCTCCAGCGCTACATCTCTGCCTGTGCTGGAGAAAAGGGGGGACATCATGCTGGGGGGACTCTTCTCCCTTCATGACACGGTGGTGGAGCACAATCTGTCTTTCACCTCTCAGCCTCCTTCCACCAAGTGTACCAG ATTTAATTTTCGAACTTTCCGTTGGATGCAAACTATGATCTTTGCCATTCAGGAGATCAACAGAGAAGGCAAACTCCTTCCGAACATTACAGTAGGATACAAGATCTATGATTCATGCAGTTTGCCGCATCAAGCTTTGAAGGCTGCAGTGGAGTTAATGGGAAATAAGAATGATTCCAGTATTGAAGAAAATAATGGCACTTGTCATGAGAGTGTGCCAGTGGTGATAGGAGACGGAGGTTCCACTCAATCTCTTGTTGTTGCTCATTTCCTCGGAGTCTTCCATGTTCCACAA GTCAGCTATTTCTCCAGCTGTGCCTGTCTGAGTGATAAAAGGGAGTTTCCTGCCTTTTTAAGGACCATGCCCAGCGACTTCTTCCAG GTAGATGCCCTGGTGCAACTGGTGAGACATTTTGGTTGGACTTGGGTGGGTGTGATTGCAGGTGATGATGCGTACGGTCACAGCGGGGCAAACATCTTTGCAAATGAG GTCAGAAAGtttggtgtttgtgttgctttacacaaaatcattccAAAGAACCGAGAGCAGACAAATATTCTGTCCATCATTTCCTCTATCCGCTTGTCTGGGGCTCAGgtgattttagtgtttgctgtgGAGCAAGATGCAGTGGCGTTGTTTGATGAAGCACTCAG AGCTGGGCTGACTGGAATTCAGTGGCTGGCCAGTGAAGCTTGGAGTACAGCTGCTGTACTTTCCACCCCCAGAAAGTACCATCACATCCTCCAGGGTACTGTTGGATTTGCTATTCGCCAAGCACACATTCCTGGACTGCAAGACTTTTTGGTTCGCTTAAATCCCTCAAGACCAGACGCCCAGGAAGATCCGTTCCTGATACCCTTCTGGGAAGAGGTGTTTCAGTGCAGTCTAAGTGGGCAAGATAAAGATCAAGAAGAGAAAGCTGAGGAAAAACCTCCATGCAATGGAACAGAAAACCTCAATAATGTAACAAATATCTATTCAGATGTGTCACAGCTGAGAATTTCCTACAATGTATATAAAGCTGTTTACGCTGTTGTTCATGCACTAAAGAATATGAAAAGCTGTGTGAAAGGAAAAGGGCCATTTCCTCTACAGACTTGTCCAGATGCAGACAACATTCAGCCATGGCAG CTACtttattatataaaacaaatacgATATGTGGATCTGTTTGCtgatgaaataaagtttgatgaGAATGGCGACCCCGCAGCCATGTATGATCTGGTAAACTGGCAGCTGAAACCAAACGGGGATATGGAGTTTCTCACTGTGGGCAAATTTGAAGGGGTGACTACAaagcagaagctgcagctccAAGAGGAGGACATTCTGTGGAATGGCAACCAAACCAAA GTTCCTTTGTCAGTATGCAGCTCCATTTGTCACCCAGGCACCCGGAAGGCAATAAGACCCAACTTCCCTGTCTGCTGCTATGATTGTGTGTCTTGTACAGCTGGAGAGATTAGCAATCAGACTG atgccaTAGATTGTGTCCAGTGTCCACCAGAGTTCTGGTCCAATGCTGAAAGGACCACCTGTGTCCCCAAACAAGTagaatttctgtcttttaatgaCACCATGGGCATCACTTTGGTGGTTATTTCCCTCATTGGCTCCCTCAGCACCTGTGCTgtggtttttatatttttctatcaCAGAACTACACCTATTGTCAGAGCTAACAATTCTGACCTaagcttcctgctgctcttctccttgactctctgctttttgtgttcTCTGACCTTCATTGGCCAGCCATCTAAGTGGTCCTGCATGCTGCGCCATACAGCATTTGGGATCAGCTTTGTTCTCTGTATCTCTTGCATTCTTGGGAAAACAATTGTGGTGCTAATAGCCTTCAAGACAGCACTTCCTGGCAGCGATATTATGAAATGGTTTGGGCCGGCACAGCAAAAGTCAATCATCACCATTTGTACACTAGCCCAG GTAATCATATGTACAGTGTGGCTGATTGTGGCACCCCCTGCCCCCCGCCAAATACTGCCACGTGAGAAACCTTTTGTTATTCTCTTCTGTGACGAAGGCTCAGAAATTGCATTTGCTTTGGTTCTAAGCTACATCGGCCTTCTGGCCTGCCTCTGTCTTCTACTGGCCTTCCTGGCAAGGAAACTTCCGGACAGCTTCAACGAGGCCAGACTTATCACTTTCAGTATGTTAATTTTTTGTGCTGTGTGGGTGGCATTTATTCCTGCCTACATCAGCTCTCCAGGAAAGTATGCCACAGTCACAGAGGTGTTTGCAATCTTGGCCTCCAGTTATGGATTGCTGGGTTGCATTTTTGCCCCAAAGTGCTACATAATCCTACTTAGACCAGAAAAGAACACTAGGAAACATTTAATGTCCAAAGCTCCCTCtgtcaaattttaa